The Mycolicibacterium duvalii DNA window GCACCTCGGCGGCAGCGATGAGGGTCGCGCTGCAGAACGCGCAGCGGACGTCCGCGGAGCCGCGGACATGAGCGCCCAACCGCTGGCCCCGCCCTGCACAGTGCCAGCCGAACTGGAGGAGCAACGACTTCGATCACTTGAGCAGCTCAACCTGCTCGATACTGCACCAGAAGAGAGATTCGCCCAGATCACTCGAATGGCCCGGTGCGTGTTCGAGGTGCCGATGGCGGCGGTGTCGCTGCTGGACCGGGATCGCCAGTGGTTCAAACAGGCCGACGGGCTGGATCTCGACGGCAGCGTTCCGCGCGCGCAGACCGTCTGCCAGGCCACCATCGTCCGCGGCTACCAACACCCGGAGGACCCCGCGCTGATTCTCGAGGACACGTGGGAATCGGCCTTTTGCGAACTGCCGGCCATCACCGCCGAGGGCGGCATCCGGTTCTACGCCGGCTACCCGCTGTACGGTCCCGGCGGTCACCCGGTCGGCACCTTCTGCATCTACGACACCAAACCCCGCCACCTCAGTGCCGCTCAACGCGAAGCACTCGGGGAACTGGCCGAATGGGCACAGCGCGAAATGCAGAGCTCCGACGACCTGCAACGCGCGGCAACCGTTCAGCGGCAACTACTTCCGTCCGCCCTGGGTGACCTCCCGGGTTACCGCGTCTGCGCGCTGTGCCTGCCCGCGTTCGCGGTGGGCGGAGACTTCTACGACCACTACCCGGTGCACGACGGCATGGTCTTCACCGTCGCCGACGTCATGGGCAAGGGACTCGGCGCCGCGATCCTGACGGCGACGGTGCGCTCGGCGCTGCGCGGGGCGACGCGCGCGGTCGACCAGGCCGGTACCGGCGACCTCGCCGAGGCGGTCAACACCACCTACGTCCAGATTCAGGACGACCTGGACAGCACCGAGAGTTTCGTGACGCTGTTCCATCTGAAGCTGCGCACCGACGACGGAGCCGTGCACTACATCGACGCCGGACACGGATTCGCCGCGGTCGTGCGCCACGGCGGTGGTGTGCAGCCACTCAACAGCGACGGTCTTCCCCTCGGGATCCTTCCCGACGACCGGTGGACATGCCGGGACGTGCAGCTCCAACCCGGCGACACCCTGGTGGTGGCTTCCGACGGCGTGCTGGATCTGATCACCGACGGCGACGACATCGATGCCGCGGTCGCGTTCATGGCCCGGTACTCCGACCCCGAGGAATTGTGCGCCCAGGCGCGGGAACTGCAGAAGCGTCAGCCACCCCTCGACGACATCACCCTGGTGGCCATCCGTCGCGAAGTGACTTCGTGAGGCACCGCCTGCCGCACACCCCGGTCGGCCGTTACCCATCTCTGTGGCTGCGGCTGTTGATCTTGACCACGGCCCTGCTCGGGCTGAACTACATCGTGTGGCGCTGGGTGGCGTCGGTGAACTGGCCGGCGTGGTGGATCGCCGTGCCCCTGATCATCGCCGAGACCTACAGCGTCATCGACTCGCTGCTGTTCGGTCTGACGATGTGGCGGCTGCTGCGACGCGACCCGCCGCCACCGCCGCCGGACGGCGCCACTGTCGACGTGTTCATCACCACGTACAACGAGCCCATCGAGATGGTGATGGAGACCGCCACCGCCGCCGTGGCGATCACCTACCCGCACCAGACGTGGATCCTCGACGACGGCAACCGGGCGGATCTGGCGGCCGCGGCGGCCGAACGCGGCATCGGCTACGTCACCCGGTCGGCCAGCTGGGCCGACAAGCCACGCCACGCCAAAGCCGGCAATTTGAACAACGCGCTGTTCGAGACGCAGGGCGAGTTCATCCTCGTTCTCGACGCCGACCAGGTTCCGGAACCGCAGATCCTCGACCACACACTCGGTTATTTCCGTGACCCGCACATGGCGCTGGTCCAGACCCCCCAGTATTTCCACAACGTGCCGTTCAGTGATCCGTTGGGCAGTCAGGCCCCGTTGTTCTACGGTCCGATCCAACAGGGCAAAGACGGCTGGAACGCGGCGTACTTCTGCGGGTCGAACGCGGTGCTGCGCCGAGAAGCGTTGATGCAGGTCGGAATCCGGGGCTATGTGCACGCCGTCGAGGAAGGGGTGCGCCGCACGCTGTACGCCGCGCGGAAGATCCTCAAGAGCGCCCGCTCCCAGGTGCCGGAAGATCAACCACAGGTGCGCGCGGCGCTGGAATCGGTGCAGGATGCGGTGCGCGCGGCCCGCGGCCAGGTTCGGGACAAGCGCCCGCTGGCCGACATCACCTACGACTTTCAGCGGGCCGTCGACGCCGCAGCCAGGACCGTCGTCGAGGCCGACATCACCGCGATGCGTGCCGATCTCGACGTCATCGCCGCATTGCAGGAGGACCCGCAACGCACGTCGTCGACAGTCATTTTCGACGACGAGGCGCTCGAATCGCTGACCACCCGGGAGTGGTCTCCGCTGGGGGCGATCGAATCGATCAGTGCGATGGTCCGCGCTGTGGACGTGGGCCGCGACGACGAGGCCCAGCCGATGCTGCCGATGGCCACCATCTCGGTCACCGAGGACATGGCCACCTGTATGCGCCTGCACGCACAAGGCTGGAAGTCGGCCTACCACCACGAAATCCTCGCGCGGGGTTTGGCTCCCGACGACGTGCGCACGATGCTGACCCAGCGACTGCGGTGGGCCCAAGGCACCGTCCAGGTGATGCTGCGCGAGAACCCCCTGGTGCAGAAGGGTTTGAGTATCGGGCAGCGGCTGATGTACTGGGCCACGATGTGGAGCTACCTGGCCGGCTTCGCCGCGTTGGCCTACATCGCCGCGCCGGCGATCTACCTGATCTTCGGCATCATGCCGGTGCAAGCCTACAGCTGGGACTTCTTCGGACGGCTCATCCCGTTCCTGGTGCTCAACCAGCTGATGTTCATCATCATCAGCCGCGGGACCCCGACCTGGCGCGGTCAGCAGTACAGCCTGGCCCTGTTCCCGGTGTGGATCCGGGCCTGCGTGACCGCCTTCATGAACGTGTTCTTCGACCGGCCGCTGGGCTTCGCGGTGACGCCGAAGACCAGACAAGAAGCCGGCGCGATCCCCTGGCATCTGGTCCGGTGGCAGCTGGTGGCGATCGCGCTACTGGCCGTCGCGTCCGTCATCGGCATCGTGCAGCTTTACTTCGGCGCCATTTCCGTACTCGGTGTCGGCGTCAATCTCTTCTGGGTGTTGTTCGACGTGGTGATACTCAGTGTGGTGTTCCAGGCCGTCCGCTACCGCGGACACGAAACGGAGGAAACCTGATGGGGCAGTTCGAAACCCGCACACTGGACAACGGCGCCGTCGTGGTCTGCGCCGACGGACGGCTGAACATGGTCGCCGCCCCGGTCCTGCGCAAGCACCTGCACACACTCGTCGACGGTGGCCAGAGCCGCGTCGTCGTCGACCTCAGCAAGACCGAGCTGATCGACTCCTCGGGCCTCGGGGCGCTGATCTCGGGGTTGAAGGTGGCCCGCCAGGCCGGTGGGGACCTGCGGATCGCCGCACCCACGCGCCAGGTGACGACGGTGCTGGAACTGACGAACCTCAACCGGGTGCTCAGCGTGCACCCGTCACCGGAAAGTGCCTTCGATGACCGGGCCTGAACAGCACCGTGTGCTGGAAACCAGGACCGGCGAGGACACCCTGGAACGCATTCAACAGGTCCTCGACGAGACATGGGCGGCGCACGAGATCCCCGACATCGCCCGAATGCATGTCGAACTCGCGGTCAGCGAGATCGCCTCGAACATCATCGAGCATTCCGCCGACGGAAAACCGGTGCGCCTGCGCATGGAGGTCGCGCTCCTGCCCGATGCGGTGCGCATCACCTTCACCGACGACGGTCATGCCGCACCGGTGGACCTGTCGACGGTCGCCATGCCGGACGACACCGCTGAACGGGGTCGCGGACTGGCCATCGCGCATCGGGTCCTCGACGAAATCTCGTATCGGCGCGACGCCGACGGCAACCACTGGACCCTGGTGCGAAGGCTCTCCACCTGAACGGCCGCAGTGACCCTTGTGATGCCAGAACAGCTGGTGCACAACAGTGTTGCGTTCACGCAGACCGTAACTTGGCGCGCGCCCCGGTCCGCGAACTTCGCGAAGAGGCCACCACCGTCAGCGCGGCCAGCACCGCGAAGCCGGCGAACAGCCAGCGGGCTGCGGTGGCGTCACCGCGGTCGGTGAGGTTGACCACCACGCCCGCCAGCGCGGCGCCGAAAGCCGCGGAAATGATCTGGACCGTATTGATCGCCGCCGCAGCGACGGGCCCCTCCCCCGGATCGGCAACGCTGAACATCGCCCACGCCGACAAGTGCGGCCACGCCATGCCGATGCCCACCCCGCTGAGCGTCAACGCCACCGCCCAGCACGCGATGAGCACCGGCGACGCATTCTGATGCTGGGTCAGGGCGCCCACCGTGAGGCCCGTCGCCATCACCAGAGGAGCCACCGTCACGGTGCGCACCACGATCCGGCGACCGGTCAGTGAGGCGCTGACGACCTCGGCCACAGTCCAGCCGATGGCCAGACCGGCGGCAAGGAAGCCGGCGGCGACGGGCGTCATGTACGCAAGGCGCTGCCCGAAAAACGGCACATACATGTCAACCATCGTCGCGGCCATCAATGCGCCCAACGTCAGATAGATCCACTTCAACGGGCCCGGACCGAAGGTGCTGGGCGGAAGTACGGAGGCCGGGGCGCGCCGGTCGACGGATACGAACACCAGCACCAGCACCGCGGCCACCCCCACCAGGACCGCGGTCAGCCCCGCATGGCGCGGGACACCGGCGATGCTGACCACCAGCGCCGCAGCGCCCAGCAGCAGCAGAGAACGGGCGGGCACCCCCACCACCGGCGTACTGCGGTCGGGCGGTGTGCGTGCCGGCAGCGCGATCGGCACGAGCACCGACATCGCGGCGGCCATCACGACCAGGACGCCGAACGCCCACCGCCACGAACTGTACTGCGCGAACAGGCCTCCGGCGGCCGGGCCGAGCAGTGTCCCCACGCCCCACATCGCCGACACCAACGCCGACGCCCGGGTCCACAGCTCACTCGGCAGCGCCGTGTTGATAACCGCGTATCCCAGTCCGGCGAGCAAGCCGCCGGCGGCGCCCTGCACGGTGCGCCCGACCAGCAACACCTCCATACTCGGCGCCAGCGCGCACCCGACGCTGCCGGCGCCGAAGACACTCAGACCGAGCAGATAGGCCCACCGCGGACCGACCTTCATCAGCAGCGCATGCACGGTCGTCGCGGCCATGACCGAACCCACCAGATAGACCGTGGTCACCCATGCGTAGAGCCGGTGGCCGCCGATCTCGGCGACCGCGCTGGGCATCAAGCTGATGGTCAGGAACTCGTTGGTCGCATACAGCGCGACGCCGCCGGCCAACACCGCAGACGCACCGAGATTCGTCGGGCCCAGCAGCATCCGCCAGGTCCCGGTGGGCACAGCCGCGGTGTCGGTCACGACATTGACCGTAGAACCTCAACCGCGGTTCAGATCAACTCACTTCAGGCCCGCGGCGTCCATGCCGCGCAGTTCCTTCTTCAGGTCGGCGATCTCGTCGCGGATCCGGGCGGCCAATTCGAACTGCAGGTCCCGGGCCGCAGCCATCATCTGCTCGGTCAGATCCTTGATCAGATCGGCCAACTCGGCGCGCGGCATGTTGGCGGTGTCGCGGCCCTCGACGATGCCGCCGCTGACCGCCCGGCCCGGCTCACCCGGCGCCCGCCGACCCCGCGACGCGTTACGACCGGAGCCGCCGACCTCGACGGCCTCGGTGTCGTCGGCTTCGCGGTACACCTGGTCGAGAATGTCGGCGATCTTCTTGCGCAACGGCTTCGGGTCGATGCCATGCTCTTCGTTGTAGGCGATCTGCTTCGCGCGGCGTCGCTCGGTCTCGTCGATGGCCTGCTTCATCGAGTCGGTCATCGTGTCGGCGTACATGTGCACTTCACCGGAGACGTTGCGCGCGGCACGCCCGATGGTCTGGATCAGGCTGCGCGGAGACCGCAGGAAACCTTCTTTGTCCGCGTCGAGGATGGCGACCAGCGAGACCTCGGGCAGGTCGAGACCCTCACGCAGCAGGTTGATGCCGACCAGGACGTCGTACTCCCCCAGTCGCAACTGACGTAGCAATTCGACGCGGCGCAGCGTGTCGACCTCCGAATGCAGGTACCGCACCCGGATCCCCATCTCCAGCAGGTAATCGGTCAGGTCTTCGGCCATCTTCTTGGTCAGCGTCGTGACCAGCACCCGTTCGTCGCGCTCGGTGCGGGTGCGGATCTCGCCGATCAGGTCGTCGATCTGGCCCTTCGTCGGTTTGACGATGACCTTGGGGTCGACGAGCCCGGTGGGCCGGATGACCTGCTCGACGAACTCGCCGCCGGTCTGGCTGAGCTCGTAGGGTCCCGGCGTGGCCGACAGGTAGACGGTCTGGCCGATCCGGTCGGCGAACTCCTCCCAGGTCAGCGGACGGTTGTCCACCGCCGACGGCAGGCGGAAACCGAAGTCGACCAGGTTGCGCTTGCGGGAGATGTCGCCTTCGTACATGCCACCGATCTGCGGCACGGTGACGTGGGATTCGTCGATGACGAGCAGGAAGTCCTCGGGGAA harbors:
- a CDS encoding GAF domain-containing SpoIIE family protein phosphatase, yielding MSAQPLAPPCTVPAELEEQRLRSLEQLNLLDTAPEERFAQITRMARCVFEVPMAAVSLLDRDRQWFKQADGLDLDGSVPRAQTVCQATIVRGYQHPEDPALILEDTWESAFCELPAITAEGGIRFYAGYPLYGPGGHPVGTFCIYDTKPRHLSAAQREALGELAEWAQREMQSSDDLQRAATVQRQLLPSALGDLPGYRVCALCLPAFAVGGDFYDHYPVHDGMVFTVADVMGKGLGAAILTATVRSALRGATRAVDQAGTGDLAEAVNTTYVQIQDDLDSTESFVTLFHLKLRTDDGAVHYIDAGHGFAAVVRHGGGVQPLNSDGLPLGILPDDRWTCRDVQLQPGDTLVVASDGVLDLITDGDDIDAAVAFMARYSDPEELCAQARELQKRQPPLDDITLVAIRREVTS
- a CDS encoding glycosyltransferase family 2 protein, with product MRHRLPHTPVGRYPSLWLRLLILTTALLGLNYIVWRWVASVNWPAWWIAVPLIIAETYSVIDSLLFGLTMWRLLRRDPPPPPPDGATVDVFITTYNEPIEMVMETATAAVAITYPHQTWILDDGNRADLAAAAAERGIGYVTRSASWADKPRHAKAGNLNNALFETQGEFILVLDADQVPEPQILDHTLGYFRDPHMALVQTPQYFHNVPFSDPLGSQAPLFYGPIQQGKDGWNAAYFCGSNAVLRREALMQVGIRGYVHAVEEGVRRTLYAARKILKSARSQVPEDQPQVRAALESVQDAVRAARGQVRDKRPLADITYDFQRAVDAAARTVVEADITAMRADLDVIAALQEDPQRTSSTVIFDDEALESLTTREWSPLGAIESISAMVRAVDVGRDDEAQPMLPMATISVTEDMATCMRLHAQGWKSAYHHEILARGLAPDDVRTMLTQRLRWAQGTVQVMLRENPLVQKGLSIGQRLMYWATMWSYLAGFAALAYIAAPAIYLIFGIMPVQAYSWDFFGRLIPFLVLNQLMFIIISRGTPTWRGQQYSLALFPVWIRACVTAFMNVFFDRPLGFAVTPKTRQEAGAIPWHLVRWQLVAIALLAVASVIGIVQLYFGAISVLGVGVNLFWVLFDVVILSVVFQAVRYRGHETEET
- a CDS encoding STAS domain-containing protein; its protein translation is MGQFETRTLDNGAVVVCADGRLNMVAAPVLRKHLHTLVDGGQSRVVVDLSKTELIDSSGLGALISGLKVARQAGGDLRIAAPTRQVTTVLELTNLNRVLSVHPSPESAFDDRA
- a CDS encoding ATP-binding protein is translated as MTGPEQHRVLETRTGEDTLERIQQVLDETWAAHEIPDIARMHVELAVSEIASNIIEHSADGKPVRLRMEVALLPDAVRITFTDDGHAAPVDLSTVAMPDDTAERGRGLAIAHRVLDEISYRRDADGNHWTLVRRLST
- a CDS encoding MFS transporter; this translates as MTDTAAVPTGTWRMLLGPTNLGASAVLAGGVALYATNEFLTISLMPSAVAEIGGHRLYAWVTTVYLVGSVMAATTVHALLMKVGPRWAYLLGLSVFGAGSVGCALAPSMEVLLVGRTVQGAAGGLLAGLGYAVINTALPSELWTRASALVSAMWGVGTLLGPAAGGLFAQYSSWRWAFGVLVVMAAAMSVLVPIALPARTPPDRSTPVVGVPARSLLLLGAAALVVSIAGVPRHAGLTAVLVGVAAVLVLVFVSVDRRAPASVLPPSTFGPGPLKWIYLTLGALMAATMVDMYVPFFGQRLAYMTPVAAGFLAAGLAIGWTVAEVVSASLTGRRIVVRTVTVAPLVMATGLTVGALTQHQNASPVLIACWAVALTLSGVGIGMAWPHLSAWAMFSVADPGEGPVAAAAINTVQIISAAFGAALAGVVVNLTDRGDATAARWLFAGFAVLAALTVVASSRSSRTGARAKLRSA
- the uvrB gene encoding excinuclease ABC subunit UvrB, which encodes MAFATEHPVLAHSEYRPVDEIVRTGRRFEVVSEYEPAGDQPAAINELERRIRAGEKDVVLLGATGTGKSATTAWLIERLQRPTLVMAPNKTLAAQLANELREMLPNNAVEYFVSYYDYYQPEAYIAQTDTYIEKDSSINDDVERLRHSATSNLLSRRDVVVVASVSCIYGLGTPQSYLDRSVELKVGDEVPRDALLRLLVDVQYTRNDMAFTRGTFRVRGDTVEIIPSYEELAVRIEFFGDEIEELYYLHPLTGDTIRKVDSLRIFPATHYVAGPERMAQAISTIETELEERLAELEGQGKLLEAQRLRMRTNYDIEMMRQVGFCSGIENYSRHIDGRGPGTAPATLIDYFPEDFLLVIDESHVTVPQIGGMYEGDISRKRNLVDFGFRLPSAVDNRPLTWEEFADRIGQTVYLSATPGPYELSQTGGEFVEQVIRPTGLVDPKVIVKPTKGQIDDLIGEIRTRTERDERVLVTTLTKKMAEDLTDYLLEMGIRVRYLHSEVDTLRRVELLRQLRLGEYDVLVGINLLREGLDLPEVSLVAILDADKEGFLRSPRSLIQTIGRAARNVSGEVHMYADTMTDSMKQAIDETERRRAKQIAYNEEHGIDPKPLRKKIADILDQVYREADDTEAVEVGGSGRNASRGRRAPGEPGRAVSGGIVEGRDTANMPRAELADLIKDLTEQMMAAARDLQFELAARIRDEIADLKKELRGMDAAGLK